From the Pseudomonas sp. SORT22 genome, one window contains:
- a CDS encoding lipoprotein produces MFKRSTINLGGAALCGALLLSGCANQMSQRSEHEERIERKLLEHSLQIDVGDPKVLELPQRRVRIHEQKNFEVTEFEVTRRYDRYTPYQPWREVYEIPLGAVAVVAGVGANVVNVFALGNLPDSVTHDWLSYGFDGLNPFMNAQSNGRAQQNLAGITEVQKDKRQEYTSVPWSERPVSVKAGKIDHELTTDRNGVLHLNLLDSPFSEQNLTHIGTLHLQVVDEDNNVRGDASLLISAGLRGKLVEAHELIFDDLEDDEVSQWVHRVKRLSELGLEEEASELEQSLIELTRNDPELQQEFLKSLTKDAGRLVADPGAH; encoded by the coding sequence ATGTTCAAGCGAAGTACCATCAACCTGGGGGGCGCCGCACTGTGCGGCGCCCTGCTCCTCAGCGGTTGCGCCAACCAGATGTCCCAGCGCAGCGAGCACGAGGAGCGCATCGAGCGCAAGCTGCTCGAACACAGCCTGCAGATCGATGTCGGAGACCCCAAGGTACTCGAGCTGCCGCAACGGCGTGTGCGCATCCACGAACAGAAGAACTTCGAAGTCACCGAGTTCGAGGTTACCCGTCGCTACGATCGCTACACGCCTTACCAACCCTGGCGCGAAGTCTATGAGATTCCGCTGGGCGCGGTGGCGGTGGTGGCCGGTGTCGGCGCCAACGTGGTCAATGTCTTTGCCCTGGGCAACCTGCCCGACAGCGTGACCCATGACTGGTTGAGCTATGGCTTCGACGGCCTCAACCCGTTCATGAACGCCCAGTCCAACGGTCGTGCCCAGCAGAACCTGGCGGGCATCACCGAAGTGCAAAAGGACAAGCGCCAGGAATACACCAGCGTCCCCTGGAGCGAGCGGCCGGTGTCGGTCAAGGCCGGCAAGATCGACCATGAGCTGACCACCGACCGCAATGGCGTGTTGCACCTGAACCTGCTCGACAGCCCGTTCAGCGAGCAGAACCTGACCCACATCGGCACCCTGCACCTGCAGGTGGTCGATGAAGACAACAACGTGCGTGGCGATGCCAGCCTGCTGATCAGCGCCGGCCTGCGCGGCAAACTGGTGGAAGCCCACGAACTGATTTTCGATGACCTGGAAGACGACGAAGTCAGCCAGTGGGTGCATCGGGTCAAGCGCCTGTCGGAGCTGGGCCTGGAAGAAGAAGCCAGTGAACTGGAGCAAAGCCTGATCGAGCTGACCCGCAACGATCCGGAGCTGCAACAGGAATTCCTCAAGTCGCTGACCAAGGACGCCGGCCGCCTGGTTGCCGACCCTGGCGCGCACTGA
- a CDS encoding proline--tRNA ligase produces MRTSQYLLATQKETPSDAVVISHQLMLRAGMIRKLASGLYTWLPMGLRVMRKVEAVVREEMNAAGALEVLMPAIQPAELWQESGRWEQYGPELLRLKDRHGREFCVGPTHEEVITDLARNELNSYKQLPLNMYQIQTKFRDEIRPRFGLMRGREFIMKDAYSFHADPASLQQTYDRMHLAYSNIFTRLGLDFRPVQADTGSIGGSYSHEFHVLAESGEDDVIFSDSSDYAANIEKAEAIPRETVRPAPTEELRLVDTPDAKTITQLVDNYGLAIEKTVKTLIVHAAEEGKLIALIVRGDHELNEIKAANLAEVASPLVMASDEELRDAIGAGAGSLGPLNLPLPCIIDRSVALMSDFGIGANIDDKHYFGVNWERDLPVPQVADLRNVVEGDPSPDGKGTLVIKRGIEVGHIFQLGTKYSEALKCQVLGENGKPVTLSMGCYGIGVSRVVAAAIEQNYDENGIIWSDTLAPFQIALVPLRYETEQVREATDKLYAELTAAGFEVLLDDRDKKTSPGIKFADMELIGIPHRIVISDRGLADGNLEYKHRTERDAQPLPVAEVLSFLQARIRR; encoded by the coding sequence ATGCGCACCAGTCAATATTTGCTCGCTACTCAAAAAGAAACCCCTTCCGACGCGGTCGTCATCAGCCACCAGCTGATGCTGCGTGCCGGCATGATCCGCAAGCTTGCATCCGGCCTTTATACCTGGCTGCCGATGGGCCTGCGGGTAATGCGCAAGGTCGAAGCCGTGGTCCGCGAGGAAATGAACGCCGCTGGCGCCCTTGAAGTGCTGATGCCGGCCATCCAGCCTGCCGAGCTGTGGCAGGAATCCGGCCGCTGGGAACAGTACGGCCCGGAGCTGCTGCGCCTCAAAGACCGTCACGGTCGCGAGTTCTGCGTGGGCCCGACCCACGAAGAGGTCATCACCGACCTCGCCCGCAACGAGCTCAACAGCTATAAACAGCTGCCGCTGAACATGTACCAGATCCAGACCAAGTTCCGTGACGAGATCCGTCCGCGCTTCGGCCTGATGCGTGGTCGCGAGTTCATCATGAAGGACGCCTACTCCTTCCATGCCGATCCAGCTTCCCTGCAGCAAACCTACGATCGCATGCACCTGGCGTACAGCAACATCTTTACCCGCCTGGGCCTGGATTTCCGCCCAGTGCAGGCTGACACCGGCTCGATCGGTGGCAGCTACTCCCACGAATTCCACGTGCTGGCCGAGTCCGGTGAAGACGATGTGATCTTCAGCGACAGCTCCGACTACGCCGCCAACATCGAGAAGGCCGAAGCCATCCCACGGGAAACCGTGCGCCCGGCGCCGACCGAAGAGCTGCGCCTGGTCGACACCCCGGACGCCAAGACCATCACCCAGCTGGTCGACAACTATGGCCTGGCGATCGAAAAGACCGTCAAGACCCTGATCGTCCACGCCGCCGAAGAAGGCAAGCTGATTGCCCTGATCGTCCGTGGCGACCACGAGCTCAATGAAATCAAAGCTGCCAACCTGGCAGAAGTTGCCAGCCCGCTGGTCATGGCCAGCGACGAAGAGCTGCGCGACGCCATTGGCGCCGGCGCCGGCTCCCTCGGCCCGCTGAACCTGCCGCTGCCATGCATCATCGACCGTTCGGTCGCGCTGATGAGCGACTTCGGCATCGGTGCCAACATCGACGACAAACACTACTTCGGCGTCAACTGGGAGCGCGACCTGCCAGTTCCGCAAGTGGCCGACCTGCGCAACGTCGTCGAGGGCGACCCAAGCCCGGATGGCAAGGGCACCCTGGTGATCAAGCGCGGCATCGAAGTCGGGCACATCTTCCAGCTCGGCACCAAGTACAGCGAGGCACTCAAGTGCCAGGTACTGGGCGAGAACGGCAAGCCGGTAACCCTGAGCATGGGTTGCTACGGTATCGGCGTATCGCGTGTGGTGGCTGCGGCCATCGAGCAGAACTACGACGAAAACGGCATCATCTGGAGCGATACCCTGGCACCCTTCCAGATCGCCCTGGTGCCGCTGCGCTACGAGACCGAACAGGTTCGCGAAGCCACCGACAAGCTGTATGCCGAGCTGACCGCTGCCGGTTTCGAAGTGCTGCTGGACGACCGCGACAAGAAGACCAGCCCGGGGATCAAGTTCGCCGACATGGAACTGATCGGCATCCCGCACCGCATCGTCATCAGCGACCGCGGCCTGGCCGACGGCAACCTGGAATACAAGCACCGCACCGAGCGTGACGCACAGCCGCTGCCAGTGGCCGAGGTGCTGTCGTTCCTGCAAGCCCGCATTCGTCGCTAA
- the rimO gene encoding 30S ribosomal protein S12 methylthiotransferase RimO, which produces MSTTPTPTTPKVGFVSLGCPKALVDSERILTQLRMEGYEVVPTYEDADVVVVNTCGFIDSAKAESLEVIGEAIKENGKVIVTGCMGVEEGSIRDVHPSVLSVTGPQQYEQVVNAVHEVVPPRQDHNPLIDLVPPQGVKLTPRHYAYLKISEGCNHSCSFCIIPSMRGKLVSRPVGEVLSEAERLVKAGVKEILVISQDTSAYGVDVKYKTDFWNGRPVKTRMLELCEALSSLGAWVRLHYVYPYPNVDDVIPLMAAGKILPYLDIPFQHASPKVLKSMKRPAFEDRTLARIKNWREQCPQLVIRSTFIVGFPGETEEDFQYLLDWLTEAQLDRVGCFQYSPVEGAPANDLGLDEVPDDIKQERWDRFMAHQQAISTARLQLRIGKEIDVLIDEVEDEGSVGRSFFDAPEIDGNVFIDGNHGFKPGDTVRCRVTDADEYDMWAEPI; this is translated from the coding sequence ATGTCCACCACTCCTACGCCCACCACGCCCAAGGTCGGCTTCGTTTCCCTGGGTTGCCCCAAGGCCCTGGTCGATTCCGAGCGCATCCTGACCCAGCTGCGCATGGAAGGTTATGAAGTCGTGCCCACCTACGAGGACGCCGACGTAGTGGTGGTCAACACCTGCGGCTTCATCGACAGCGCCAAGGCCGAGTCCCTGGAAGTGATTGGCGAAGCCATCAAGGAAAACGGCAAGGTCATCGTCACCGGCTGCATGGGTGTCGAGGAAGGCAGCATCCGTGACGTGCACCCCAGCGTGCTCTCGGTAACCGGCCCGCAGCAGTACGAGCAGGTGGTCAATGCCGTGCACGAAGTCGTGCCGCCGCGCCAGGACCATAACCCGCTGATCGACCTGGTGCCGCCACAGGGCGTCAAGCTGACCCCGCGCCACTACGCCTACCTGAAGATTTCCGAAGGCTGCAACCACAGCTGCAGTTTCTGCATCATCCCGTCGATGCGCGGCAAGCTGGTCAGCCGCCCGGTCGGCGAAGTGCTGAGCGAGGCCGAGCGCCTGGTCAAGGCCGGGGTCAAGGAAATCCTGGTGATCTCCCAGGACACCAGCGCCTACGGCGTCGACGTCAAGTACAAGACTGACTTCTGGAACGGCCGCCCGGTCAAGACGCGCATGCTCGAGCTGTGCGAAGCGCTGAGCAGCCTCGGCGCCTGGGTGCGCCTGCACTATGTGTACCCGTACCCGAACGTCGACGACGTGATCCCGCTGATGGCGGCCGGCAAGATCCTGCCGTACCTGGACATCCCGTTCCAGCACGCCAGCCCGAAAGTGCTCAAGTCGATGAAACGCCCGGCGTTCGAAGACCGCACCCTGGCGCGCATCAAGAACTGGCGCGAGCAGTGCCCGCAACTGGTGATCCGTTCGACCTTCATCGTCGGCTTCCCGGGTGAAACCGAAGAAGACTTCCAGTACCTGCTCGACTGGCTGACCGAAGCCCAGCTCGATCGCGTCGGCTGCTTCCAGTATTCGCCGGTCGAAGGCGCCCCGGCCAACGACCTGGGCCTGGACGAAGTGCCGGACGACATCAAGCAGGAGCGCTGGGATCGCTTCATGGCCCACCAGCAGGCGATCAGCACCGCCCGCCTGCAACTGCGCATCGGCAAGGAAATCGACGTGCTGATCGATGAAGTCGAAGACGAAGGCTCGGTCGGCCGCAGCTTCTTCGATGCTCCGGAAATCGACGGCAACGTGTTCATCGATGGCAACCACGGCTTCAAGCCGGGCGACACCGTTCGCTGCCGGGTGACCGACGCCGACGAGTACGATATGTGGGCCGAACCGATCTGA
- the dinB gene encoding DNA polymerase IV, which yields MSQRKIIHIDCDCFYAAIEMRDDPRLVGRPLAVGGSAERRGVIATCNYEARAFGVRSAMSSHHALKLCPDLLIVKPRMDAYKEASREIHGIFREYTDLIEPLSLDEAYLDVSDSSWFAGSATRIAADIRRRVAQQLHITVSAGVAPNKFLAKIASDWRKPNGLFVVTPNEVEDFVAALPVSKLHGVGKVTADKMGRLGIITCLELRDWSRLALAREFGSFGERLWGLARGIDDRPVQNDSRRQSVSVENTYDTDLPDLASCLEKLPELMETLAGRMARIDDSYRPGKPFVKVKFHDFSQTTLEQSGAGRDLGSYQHLLSQAFARGGKPVRLLGIGVRLQDLRGAHEQLELFTRE from the coding sequence ATGTCTCAACGCAAGATCATCCATATCGACTGCGATTGCTTCTACGCCGCCATCGAAATGCGCGACGACCCGCGTCTGGTCGGGCGGCCGCTGGCGGTGGGCGGTTCGGCGGAGCGGCGCGGGGTGATCGCTACCTGCAACTATGAGGCGCGGGCGTTCGGCGTGCGTTCGGCGATGTCCTCGCACCATGCCCTCAAGCTGTGCCCGGACCTGCTGATCGTCAAGCCGCGCATGGATGCCTATAAAGAAGCCTCGCGGGAAATTCACGGCATCTTTCGCGAATACACTGACCTGATCGAGCCCTTGTCGCTGGACGAGGCTTACCTGGATGTGTCGGACAGTTCCTGGTTTGCGGGCAGCGCTACACGGATTGCCGCCGATATTCGCCGTCGGGTTGCCCAACAGTTGCATATCACTGTGTCGGCTGGCGTGGCGCCGAACAAATTCCTGGCCAAGATCGCCAGCGACTGGCGCAAGCCCAATGGCCTGTTTGTGGTCACTCCGAATGAAGTCGAAGACTTCGTAGCTGCCTTGCCGGTGAGCAAGCTGCATGGCGTAGGCAAGGTCACCGCCGACAAGATGGGCCGCCTGGGCATCATCACCTGCCTGGAGTTGCGCGACTGGAGTCGCCTGGCCCTGGCCCGTGAATTCGGCAGTTTTGGTGAGCGGTTGTGGGGGCTGGCGCGGGGTATCGATGACCGTCCGGTGCAAAATGACAGCCGGCGTCAGTCGGTCAGTGTCGAAAACACCTACGACACCGATCTGCCTGATCTCGCCAGTTGCCTGGAAAAACTCCCGGAGCTGATGGAAACCCTGGCCGGGCGCATGGCCCGCATCGACGACAGTTATCGCCCGGGCAAGCCGTTCGTCAAAGTGAAGTTCCATGATTTCAGCCAGACCACCCTTGAGCAGTCAGGGGCGGGGCGTGACCTGGGCAGCTATCAACACTTGCTCAGCCAGGCCTTTGCCCGTGGCGGCAAGCCGGTGAGGCTGTTGGGGATTGGTGTGCGCTTGCAGGATTTGCGCGGTGCGCATGAACAGCTGGAGCTGTTCACTCGGGAGTGA
- a CDS encoding potassium transporter Kup, which yields MVQASSQADSGHSVAKPLSLLVAAVGVVYGDIGTSPLYTLKEVFSGGYGVPVNHDGVLGILGLIFWSLIWVVTIKYVVFILRADNQGEGGIMALTALARRASAPYPKLKALMVGCGLIGAALFYGDSMITPAISVLSAVEGLELAFDGIDHWVIPVALIVLVALFLIQKHGTARIGILFGPVMVTWFVVLGALGVHGIAQSPEVLKAFNPVWAVRFFIVHPGMGVAILGAVVLALTGAEALYADMGHFGRKPIARAWFALVLPALVLNYFGQGALLLQNPEAARNPFYLLAPNWALIPLVGLSTLATVIASQAVISGAFSLTRQAIQLGYVPRMQIQHTSSDEQGQIYIGAVNWSLMVGVILLVLGFESSGALASAYGVAVTGTMLMTTLLVSTVMLLLWKWPPLLAVPILLGFLFVDGLFFAANVPKIVQGGAFPVLAGIVLFVLMTTWKRGKQILVERLDEGSLPLPLFISSIRVQPPHRVEGTAVFLTARADAVPHALLHNMLHNQVLHSQVVLLTVVSEDTPRVPAQQRFEVEAYGEGFYRVLLHFGFMDEPDVPAALKLCHLEGLDFSPMRTTYFLSRETVIPSRLVGMSRWRGLLFAFLLKNANGNLRFFNLPLNRVIELGTQVEI from the coding sequence ATGGTTCAGGCAAGTAGTCAGGCCGATTCCGGGCATTCGGTGGCAAAGCCGTTGAGCCTGCTGGTGGCAGCGGTCGGAGTGGTTTACGGCGATATTGGCACCAGCCCCTTGTATACCCTCAAGGAGGTGTTTTCGGGCGGTTACGGCGTACCGGTCAATCATGATGGGGTGCTGGGCATCCTCGGCCTGATTTTCTGGTCGCTGATCTGGGTGGTGACGATCAAGTACGTGGTGTTCATCCTGCGCGCCGACAACCAGGGCGAGGGCGGCATCATGGCTTTGACGGCGTTGGCCCGGCGCGCCTCGGCGCCGTACCCCAAGCTCAAGGCGCTGATGGTCGGCTGCGGCCTGATCGGCGCGGCGCTGTTCTACGGCGACAGCATGATCACCCCGGCGATTTCGGTATTGTCGGCGGTAGAGGGCCTGGAGCTGGCCTTCGACGGCATCGACCACTGGGTGATACCGGTGGCGTTGATCGTGCTGGTGGCGCTGTTCCTGATCCAGAAGCATGGCACGGCGCGCATTGGCATCCTCTTTGGTCCGGTGATGGTCACCTGGTTCGTGGTGCTCGGCGCTCTGGGCGTGCATGGCATCGCCCAGAGCCCGGAGGTGCTCAAGGCTTTCAACCCGGTCTGGGCGGTGCGCTTCTTTATTGTTCACCCGGGCATGGGCGTAGCGATTCTTGGCGCCGTGGTGCTGGCCCTGACCGGCGCCGAAGCGCTGTATGCCGACATGGGCCACTTTGGCCGCAAACCCATTGCCCGCGCCTGGTTTGCCCTGGTGCTGCCGGCGCTGGTGCTCAACTATTTCGGCCAGGGCGCGCTGTTGCTGCAAAACCCGGAGGCAGCGCGCAACCCGTTCTATCTGCTGGCGCCGAACTGGGCGTTGATACCGTTGGTCGGTTTGTCCACCCTGGCCACGGTGATTGCCTCCCAGGCGGTGATTTCCGGGGCCTTCTCCCTGACCCGCCAGGCCATTCAGCTTGGCTATGTCCCGCGCATGCAAATCCAGCACACCTCCAGTGACGAACAGGGGCAGATCTATATAGGTGCGGTGAACTGGTCGCTGATGGTCGGGGTGATCCTGCTGGTGCTGGGCTTCGAGTCTTCCGGGGCGCTGGCCTCGGCCTATGGCGTGGCAGTGACTGGCACCATGTTGATGACCACGCTGCTGGTGTCGACAGTGATGTTGTTGCTGTGGAAATGGCCGCCGCTGCTGGCGGTGCCGATTTTGCTGGGATTTCTCTTTGTCGATGGCCTGTTCTTTGCCGCCAACGTGCCGAAAATCGTTCAGGGCGGGGCTTTTCCGGTGCTGGCGGGGATTGTCCTGTTTGTCTTGATGACCACCTGGAAGCGCGGCAAGCAGATTCTGGTCGAGCGCCTGGACGAAGGCAGCCTGCCGTTGCCGCTGTTCATCAGCAGCATTCGCGTGCAGCCGCCGCATCGGGTCGAAGGCACGGCGGTGTTTCTCACCGCACGGGCGGATGCCGTGCCTCACGCGTTGTTGCATAACATGCTGCACAACCAGGTGCTGCACTCGCAGGTGGTGCTGTTGACCGTGGTCAGCGAGGACACCCCGCGGGTGCCGGCGCAGCAGCGCTTCGAGGTCGAGGCGTATGGCGAGGGTTTCTACCGGGTGCTGTTGCACTTTGGCTTCATGGATGAGCCGGATGTGCCGGCGGCATTGAAGCTCTGTCACCTGGAAGGGCTGGATTTCAGCCCGATGCGCACGACCTATTTCCTCAGCCGCGAAACGGTGATCCCGTCGCGGCTGGTGGGCATGTCGCGCTGGCGGGGGCTGCTGTTTGCCTTTTTGCTGAAGAATGCCAACGGCAACCTGAGGTTTTTCAACTTGCCGTTGAACCGGGTGATCGAACTTGGCACTCAGGTAGAGATATAG
- the mprF gene encoding bifunctional lysylphosphatidylglycerol flippase/synthetase MprF, whose amino-acid sequence MRTQTPETQAPVTAALPNAEQRLRWLERLSKYRQPIGLGVTLLLFAVALIACRHLLSELDIYALHDSLLSVPPPALAGALLATVAGFVILLGYEWSASRYAGVQLPARTLVMGGFSAFAIGNAIGLSLLSGGSVRYRLYARHGIGAAEVARMTLFASLSLGCALPPLAALATLSNLPAAASALHLAPALLAAIALAVLSLSGALVYGLYRRRLPEQPQADNLLVQVGRRTLRLPGARLTLLQLLITALDVAAAATVLYLLLPEAPPFGAFLLVYLLALAAGVLSHVPGGVGVFEAILLAAFADKLGAAPLAAALLLYRLIYVVLPLLLACVLLLASEAKRLLFAQQAIRAASGLAAPVLAVLVFLSGVVLLFSGATPEIDERLEHLGFLVPHRLIDASHFGASLIGVLCLLLAQGLRRRLSAAWILTTVLLLVGALLSLLKGFDWEEASILTFTACLLAVFRRSFYRPSRLLELPFSPVYLAASACVLGASVWLLLFAYQDVPYSHQLWWQFTLDADAPRGLRSALGSAVLLVIVALTWLLRTARPVIHLPSADELQRANAILQASDQPDGGLALTGDKALLFHPNDDAFLMYARRGRSLVALYDPIGPAHERAEMIWQFRDLCDVHHARPVFYQVRAENLPFYMDIGLTAIKLGEEARVDLKRFDLEAKGKEMKDLRYTWNRGGRDGLSLEVHEPGQAPLEELKTISDAWLTGKNVREKGFSLGRFSPEYLQHFRIALIRFEGRPVAFANLLETRSLELASLDLMRAHPQAPKLTMEFMMIGLIQHYKQHGYGRFSLGMVPLSGLQPRRGAPLTQRLGSMVFQRGEQLYNFQGLRRFKDKFQPDWEPRYMAVPAGLDPLVALADTAALIAGGLTGLVKR is encoded by the coding sequence ATGCGCACCCAGACGCCTGAAACACAAGCCCCTGTGACCGCCGCATTACCCAATGCCGAGCAACGCCTGCGCTGGCTCGAACGCCTGAGCAAGTACCGCCAGCCCATCGGCCTGGGCGTGACCTTGCTGCTGTTCGCTGTCGCCCTGATCGCCTGCCGTCACCTGCTCAGCGAGCTGGACATCTATGCCCTGCATGATTCGCTGCTCAGCGTGCCGCCGCCAGCATTGGCCGGCGCACTGCTGGCGACGGTGGCCGGCTTCGTCATACTGCTGGGGTACGAGTGGTCGGCCAGCCGCTATGCCGGCGTCCAGCTACCGGCTCGCACCCTGGTAATGGGCGGCTTCAGCGCCTTTGCCATCGGCAATGCCATTGGCCTGTCGCTGCTGTCCGGTGGCTCGGTACGCTATCGCCTGTATGCGCGCCATGGCATCGGCGCCGCCGAAGTGGCGCGCATGACCCTGTTTGCCAGCCTTTCCCTCGGCTGCGCGTTGCCGCCGCTCGCCGCCCTGGCGACCTTGAGTAACTTGCCGGCTGCAGCTTCAGCCTTGCACCTGGCGCCTGCGTTGCTGGCAGCGATCGCCCTGGCGGTACTTAGCTTGAGCGGCGCACTGGTCTATGGCCTTTATCGTCGTCGCCTGCCCGAACAACCCCAGGCTGACAACCTGCTGGTACAAGTAGGCCGGCGTACTCTGCGCTTGCCGGGCGCACGCCTGACCCTGCTGCAACTGCTCATTACTGCCCTGGACGTAGCCGCTGCCGCCACCGTGCTGTACCTGCTGCTGCCCGAGGCGCCGCCGTTTGGTGCCTTCTTGCTGGTCTACCTGCTGGCGCTGGCGGCCGGGGTGCTCAGCCATGTGCCCGGTGGCGTCGGGGTGTTCGAGGCGATCCTGCTGGCAGCCTTTGCCGACAAGCTCGGCGCCGCGCCACTGGCCGCCGCGTTGCTGCTTTATCGCCTGATCTATGTGGTGCTGCCACTGCTGCTGGCCTGCGTCCTGCTGCTGGCCAGCGAAGCCAAGCGCCTGCTGTTTGCCCAGCAAGCGATCAGGGCCGCTTCCGGGCTCGCAGCCCCGGTGCTGGCGGTGCTGGTGTTTCTCTCCGGCGTGGTGCTGCTGTTTTCCGGCGCCACCCCGGAAATAGACGAGCGTCTGGAGCATCTGGGCTTCCTCGTACCGCACCGGTTGATCGACGCGTCGCACTTCGGCGCCAGCCTGATTGGCGTCCTCTGCCTGCTGCTGGCCCAGGGCCTGCGCCGGCGCCTGTCGGCTGCCTGGATCCTGACCACCGTCCTGCTGCTGGTCGGCGCCCTGCTCTCGCTGCTCAAAGGTTTCGACTGGGAAGAAGCCAGCATCCTGACCTTCACCGCCTGCCTGCTGGCGGTGTTCCGCCGTTCCTTCTATCGCCCCAGCCGCTTGCTCGAACTGCCGTTCTCGCCGGTTTACCTGGCGGCCAGCGCCTGTGTACTGGGCGCTTCGGTGTGGCTGCTACTGTTTGCCTATCAGGATGTGCCCTACAGCCATCAGCTGTGGTGGCAATTCACCCTCGACGCCGATGCCCCACGCGGCTTGCGCTCGGCCCTGGGCAGCGCGGTACTGCTGGTGATCGTCGCCCTGACCTGGCTGCTGCGCACCGCGCGCCCGGTTATTCACCTGCCCAGCGCCGACGAGCTGCAACGCGCCAACGCCATCCTGCAAGCCTCCGACCAACCCGACGGCGGCCTGGCCCTGACTGGCGACAAAGCCTTGCTGTTCCACCCCAACGACGATGCCTTCCTTATGTATGCACGTCGCGGCCGCAGCCTGGTGGCGCTGTACGACCCGATCGGCCCGGCCCACGAGCGCGCCGAAATGATCTGGCAGTTCCGCGACCTGTGCGATGTACACCATGCCCGCCCGGTGTTCTACCAGGTTCGGGCCGAGAACCTGCCCTTCTATATGGACATCGGCCTGACCGCGATCAAACTGGGCGAAGAAGCCCGGGTCGACCTCAAGCGCTTTGACCTAGAAGCCAAGGGCAAGGAGATGAAAGACCTGCGCTACACCTGGAACCGCGGCGGCCGCGACGGCCTGAGCCTGGAAGTGCACGAGCCGGGGCAGGCTCCGCTGGAAGAACTCAAGACCATCTCCGACGCCTGGCTCACTGGCAAGAACGTGCGCGAGAAAGGCTTCTCCCTCGGCCGTTTCAGCCCGGAGTACCTGCAGCACTTCCGGATTGCCCTGATCCGTTTCGAAGGGCGCCCGGTCGCCTTTGCCAACCTCCTGGAAACCCGCAGCCTGGAGCTGGCCAGCCTCGACCTGATGCGCGCCCACCCGCAGGCGCCCAAGCTGACCATGGAATTCATGATGATCGGCCTGATCCAACACTATAAGCAGCACGGCTATGGGCGCTTCAGCCTGGGCATGGTGCCACTCTCCGGGCTGCAACCACGGCGCGGCGCACCGCTGACCCAGCGCCTGGGCTCGATGGTGTTCCAGCGCGGCGAGCAGCTCTACAACTTCCAGGGCCTGCGCCGCTTCAAGGACAAGTTCCAACCGGACTGGGAACCTCGCTACATGGCCGTGCCGGCCGGACTCGATCCGCTGGTGGCACTGGCCGACACCGCCGCCCTGATCGCGGGCGGCCTGACTGGATTGGTGAAACGCTGA
- a CDS encoding AcvB/VirJ family lysyl-phosphatidylglycerol hydrolase, with product MIRRYWLYLLVPLLLALLAAALGFWLWTRPAPEASLEHLSLADGSSLVRVNPGTRAKARVVIAVPPDQALSDKQLLDLSQSGEAQMVQVVLPPADCNKQQQALQQAMQQLKGAPTLVAGIGPGAAQAWSWLASQSDDKALAISVDFNLEQPGCATPLPKSAAHGHWSVAWNDNPDDASAAFVRDQANAETSISDYDIHLPQVLKAQLTQALVGEDGNAMSIPVVEVPAGQTTDTVTLFLSGDGGWRDLDRDVAGEMAKLGYPVVGIDTLRYYWQHKTPEQSAIDLSELMQHYRQKWGTKRFVLTGYSFGADVLPAIYNRLPAEDQKRIDAVILLAFARSGSFEIEVEGWLGNAGKEAPTGPEMARLPASKVVCVYGEEEADESGCTDHTAVGERLKLPGGHHFDENYPALAKRLIGDIENRQGKTSVAEQD from the coding sequence ATGATTCGACGCTACTGGCTGTACCTGCTGGTTCCCCTGCTGCTGGCCTTGCTGGCTGCCGCCCTTGGCTTCTGGCTGTGGACCCGGCCGGCCCCCGAAGCCTCCCTTGAGCACCTGAGCCTGGCCGATGGCAGCAGCCTGGTCCGGGTCAACCCCGGCACCCGGGCCAAGGCCCGCGTGGTCATCGCCGTGCCCCCGGACCAGGCCCTGAGCGACAAGCAACTGCTCGACCTGAGCCAGAGCGGCGAGGCGCAGATGGTCCAGGTGGTCCTGCCGCCAGCCGATTGCAACAAGCAGCAACAGGCGCTGCAGCAAGCCATGCAGCAACTCAAGGGCGCGCCGACCCTGGTAGCCGGTATCGGCCCGGGCGCAGCCCAGGCCTGGAGCTGGCTGGCCAGCCAGAGCGATGACAAGGCCCTGGCCATCTCGGTGGACTTCAACCTCGAACAACCCGGCTGCGCCACGCCGCTGCCCAAGTCCGCCGCCCACGGCCACTGGAGCGTGGCCTGGAACGACAACCCGGATGACGCCAGCGCCGCCTTCGTGCGCGACCAGGCCAATGCCGAAACCAGCATCAGCGACTACGACATCCACCTGCCGCAGGTACTCAAGGCGCAACTGACCCAGGCACTGGTGGGTGAGGACGGCAACGCCATGAGCATCCCGGTGGTCGAAGTACCTGCCGGGCAAACCACCGACACCGTCACCCTGTTTCTCTCGGGCGATGGCGGTTGGCGCGACCTGGACCGCGACGTCGCCGGCGAGATGGCCAAGCTCGGCTATCCGGTGGTGGGCATCGACACCCTGCGCTACTACTGGCAGCACAAGACCCCGGAACAAAGCGCCATCGACCTCTCCGAGCTGATGCAGCACTACCGGCAGAAATGGGGCACCAAGCGTTTCGTGCTGACCGGCTACTCGTTCGGCGCCGACGTCTTGCCGGCGATCTACAACCGCTTGCCGGCCGAAGACCAGAAGCGCATCGATGCGGTGATACTGCTGGCCTTTGCCCGCAGCGGCAGCTTCGAGATCGAAGTCGAGGGCTGGTTGGGCAATGCTGGCAAAGAGGCACCGACCGGGCCGGAGATGGCCAGGCTGCCAGCGTCCAAAGTGGTCTGCGTGTATGGCGAGGAAGAGGCCGACGAGAGCGGCTGTACCGACCATACTGCAGTCGGCGAGCGCCTGAAGCTGCCTGGCGGACATCACTTCGACGAGAACTACCCGGCGCTGGCCAAGCGCCTGATCGGCGATATCGAGAACCGCCAGGGCAAGACCAGCGTCGCCGAGCAGGATTGA